Proteins co-encoded in one Tursiops truncatus isolate mTurTru1 chromosome 17, mTurTru1.mat.Y, whole genome shotgun sequence genomic window:
- the NTAQ1 gene encoding protein N-terminal glutamine amidohydrolase isoform X4: protein MEGDVSAAAAAHYQPASPPRDACVYNSCYCEENIWKLCEYIKNHDQYPLEECYAVFISNERKMIPIWKQQARPGDGPVIWDYHVVLLHVSSGGQSFIYDLDTVLPFPCPFDTYVEDAFKSDEDIHPQFRRKFRVIRADSYLKNFASDRSHMKDSSGNWREPPPSYPCIETGGEPRTPSQRGFPSLCR from the exons ATGGAAGGGGACGTCTccgccgccgcagccgcccaCTACCAGCCGGCCAGTCCCCCGCGGGACGCCTGTGTCTACAACAGCTGCTACTG tgaagaaaatatttggaagctCTGTGAATACATCAAAAACCATGACCAGTATCCTTTAGAAGAGTGTTATGCTGTCTTCATATCTAATGAGAGGAAAATG ATACCTATCTGGAAACAACAGGCAAGACCTGGAGATGGACCTGTGATCTGG GATTACCATGTTGTCTTGCTTCATGTTTCAAGTGGAGGACAGAGCTTCATTTATGATCTTGACACTGTCCTGCCATTTCCCTGTCCCTTTGATACTTATGTGGAAGATGCCTTTAAGTCTGATGAGGACATCCATCCACAGTTCAGAAG GAAATTTAGAGTGATCCGCGCAGATTCATATTTGAAGAACTTTGCTTCTGACCGATCTCACATGAAAGACTCCAGTGGGAACTGGAGAGAACCTCCTCCATCATATCCCTGCATTGAGACTGGAGGTGAGCCAAGGACGCCCTCTCAGAGGGGTTTCCCATCACTGTGCAGATGA
- the NTAQ1 gene encoding protein N-terminal glutamine amidohydrolase isoform X7, with product MEGDVSAAAAAHYQPASPPRDACVYNSCYCEENIWKLCEYIKNHDQYPLEECYAVFISNERKMIPIWKQQARPGDGPVIWDYHVVLLHVSSGGQSFIYDLDTVLPFPCPFDTYVEDAFKSDEDIHPQFRRKFRVIRADSYLKNFASDRSHMKDSSGNWREPPPSYPCIETGDVGYLIW from the exons ATGGAAGGGGACGTCTccgccgccgcagccgcccaCTACCAGCCGGCCAGTCCCCCGCGGGACGCCTGTGTCTACAACAGCTGCTACTG tgaagaaaatatttggaagctCTGTGAATACATCAAAAACCATGACCAGTATCCTTTAGAAGAGTGTTATGCTGTCTTCATATCTAATGAGAGGAAAATG ATACCTATCTGGAAACAACAGGCAAGACCTGGAGATGGACCTGTGATCTGG GATTACCATGTTGTCTTGCTTCATGTTTCAAGTGGAGGACAGAGCTTCATTTATGATCTTGACACTGTCCTGCCATTTCCCTGTCCCTTTGATACTTATGTGGAAGATGCCTTTAAGTCTGATGAGGACATCCATCCACAGTTCAGAAG GAAATTTAGAGTGATCCGCGCAGATTCATATTTGAAGAACTTTGCTTCTGACCGATCTCACATGAAAGACTCCAGTGGGAACTGGAGAGAACCTCCTCCATCATATCCCTGCATTGAGACTGGAG
- the NTAQ1 gene encoding protein N-terminal glutamine amidohydrolase isoform X8, which yields MEGDVSAAAAAHYQPASPPRDACVYNSCYCEENIWKLCEYIKNHDQYPLEECYAVFISNERKMIPIWKQQARPGDGPVIWDYHVVLLHVSSGGQSFIYDLDTVLPFPCPFDTYVEDAFKSDEDIHPQFRRKFRVIRADSYLKNFASDRSHMKDSSGNWREPPPSYPCIETGEK from the exons ATGGAAGGGGACGTCTccgccgccgcagccgcccaCTACCAGCCGGCCAGTCCCCCGCGGGACGCCTGTGTCTACAACAGCTGCTACTG tgaagaaaatatttggaagctCTGTGAATACATCAAAAACCATGACCAGTATCCTTTAGAAGAGTGTTATGCTGTCTTCATATCTAATGAGAGGAAAATG ATACCTATCTGGAAACAACAGGCAAGACCTGGAGATGGACCTGTGATCTGG GATTACCATGTTGTCTTGCTTCATGTTTCAAGTGGAGGACAGAGCTTCATTTATGATCTTGACACTGTCCTGCCATTTCCCTGTCCCTTTGATACTTATGTGGAAGATGCCTTTAAGTCTGATGAGGACATCCATCCACAGTTCAGAAG GAAATTTAGAGTGATCCGCGCAGATTCATATTTGAAGAACTTTGCTTCTGACCGATCTCACATGAAAGACTCCAGTGGGAACTGGAGAGAACCTCCTCCATCATATCCCTGCATTGAGACTGGAG AGAAATGA
- the NTAQ1 gene encoding protein N-terminal glutamine amidohydrolase isoform X2: MEGDVSAAAAAHYQPASPPRDACVYNSCYCEENIWKLCEYIKNHDQYPLEECYAVFISNERKMIPIWKQQARPGDGPVIWDYHVVLLHVSSGGQSFIYDLDTVLPFPCPFDTYVEDAFKSDEDIHPQFRRKFRVIRADSYLKNFASDRSHMKDSSGNWREPPPSYPCIETGDSKMNLNDFISMDPEVGWGAVYSLSEFVHRFGSQNY, from the exons ATGGAAGGGGACGTCTccgccgccgcagccgcccaCTACCAGCCGGCCAGTCCCCCGCGGGACGCCTGTGTCTACAACAGCTGCTACTG tgaagaaaatatttggaagctCTGTGAATACATCAAAAACCATGACCAGTATCCTTTAGAAGAGTGTTATGCTGTCTTCATATCTAATGAGAGGAAAATG ATACCTATCTGGAAACAACAGGCAAGACCTGGAGATGGACCTGTGATCTGG GATTACCATGTTGTCTTGCTTCATGTTTCAAGTGGAGGACAGAGCTTCATTTATGATCTTGACACTGTCCTGCCATTTCCCTGTCCCTTTGATACTTATGTGGAAGATGCCTTTAAGTCTGATGAGGACATCCATCCACAGTTCAGAAG GAAATTTAGAGTGATCCGCGCAGATTCATATTTGAAGAACTTTGCTTCTGACCGATCTCACATGAAAGACTCCAGTGGGAACTGGAGAGAACCTCCTCCATCATATCCCTGCATTGAGACTGGAG attccaaaATGAACCTGAATGATTTTATCAGTATGGATCCTGAGGTGGGATGGGGAGCCGTCTACTCACTGTCTGAATTTGTACATCGGTTTGGCAGTCAGAACTACTGA
- the NTAQ1 gene encoding protein N-terminal glutamine amidohydrolase isoform X6, whose product MEGDVSAAAAAHYQPASPPRDACVYNSCYCEENIWKLCEYIKNHDQYPLEECYAVFISNERKMIPIWKQQARPGDGPVIWDYHVVLLHVSSGGQSFIYDLDTVLPFPCPFDTYVEDAFKSDEDIHPQFRRKFRVIRADSYLKNFASDRSHMKDSSGNWREPPPSYPCIETGAFNRYSLRCCL is encoded by the exons ATGGAAGGGGACGTCTccgccgccgcagccgcccaCTACCAGCCGGCCAGTCCCCCGCGGGACGCCTGTGTCTACAACAGCTGCTACTG tgaagaaaatatttggaagctCTGTGAATACATCAAAAACCATGACCAGTATCCTTTAGAAGAGTGTTATGCTGTCTTCATATCTAATGAGAGGAAAATG ATACCTATCTGGAAACAACAGGCAAGACCTGGAGATGGACCTGTGATCTGG GATTACCATGTTGTCTTGCTTCATGTTTCAAGTGGAGGACAGAGCTTCATTTATGATCTTGACACTGTCCTGCCATTTCCCTGTCCCTTTGATACTTATGTGGAAGATGCCTTTAAGTCTGATGAGGACATCCATCCACAGTTCAGAAG GAAATTTAGAGTGATCCGCGCAGATTCATATTTGAAGAACTTTGCTTCTGACCGATCTCACATGAAAGACTCCAGTGGGAACTGGAGAGAACCTCCTCCATCATATCCCTGCATTGAGACTGGAG
- the NTAQ1 gene encoding protein N-terminal glutamine amidohydrolase isoform X5 produces the protein MEGDVSAAAAAHYQPASPPRDACVYNSCYCEENIWKLCEYIKNHDQYPLEECYAVFISNERKMIPIWKQQARPGDGPVIWDYHVVLLHVSSGGQSFIYDLDTVLPFPCPFDTYVEDAFKSDEDIHPQFRRKFRVIRADSYLKNFASDRSHMKDSSGNWREPPPSYPCIETGDDDRGLPWWSRG, from the exons ATGGAAGGGGACGTCTccgccgccgcagccgcccaCTACCAGCCGGCCAGTCCCCCGCGGGACGCCTGTGTCTACAACAGCTGCTACTG tgaagaaaatatttggaagctCTGTGAATACATCAAAAACCATGACCAGTATCCTTTAGAAGAGTGTTATGCTGTCTTCATATCTAATGAGAGGAAAATG ATACCTATCTGGAAACAACAGGCAAGACCTGGAGATGGACCTGTGATCTGG GATTACCATGTTGTCTTGCTTCATGTTTCAAGTGGAGGACAGAGCTTCATTTATGATCTTGACACTGTCCTGCCATTTCCCTGTCCCTTTGATACTTATGTGGAAGATGCCTTTAAGTCTGATGAGGACATCCATCCACAGTTCAGAAG GAAATTTAGAGTGATCCGCGCAGATTCATATTTGAAGAACTTTGCTTCTGACCGATCTCACATGAAAGACTCCAGTGGGAACTGGAGAGAACCTCCTCCATCATATCCCTGCATTGAGACTGGAG